A window of the Eretmochelys imbricata isolate rEreImb1 chromosome 7, rEreImb1.hap1, whole genome shotgun sequence genome harbors these coding sequences:
- the ANXA7 gene encoding annexin A7 isoform X2: protein MSYPGYPPSGYSAFPGYPPTGQESVYPPAGQYPYPAVPGGFPPVGGGAYSAAPPSGGFPGAAGYPVSGGYPGAPQPGGGYPGAPQPGGMPSYPGAPTGPGFGVPPNGSGFGGYPQPPSQSYAGGGPAQIPVGYPGGQVPSPMPSRPAAMTQSTQGTIQAAPNFDAGRDAEILRKAMKGFGTDEQAIINVVSNRSNDQRQKIKAAFKTMYGKDLIKDLKSELSGNMEELILALFMPPTYYDAWSLRHAMKGNRDENQSVNYQKAQEDAQRLYQAGEGKLGTDESCFNMILATRSFPQLKATVETYSKIANRDLLSSIGREFSGNVEDGLKTIVQCALNCPAFFAERLHHSMKGAGTDDSTLVRIVVTRSEIDLVQIKQLFMQMYQKTLATMISSDTSGDYRKLLVAIVGQ, encoded by the exons ATGTCATACCCAGGCTATCCCCCTTCAGGCTATTCTGCTTTCCCTGGATATCCC CCTACAGGACAAGAGTCTGTTTATCCACCTGCTGGTCAATACCCCTATCCTGCTGTGCCTGGAGGCTTCCCTCCTGTGGGAGGTGGTGCATATTCTGCAGCGCCACCGAGTGGTGGgttcccaggagctgcaggatACCCTGTGTCTGGAGGCTACCCTGGAGCTCCCCAACCTGGGGGGGGCTACCCTGGAGCTCCCCAACCTGGGGGGATGCCATCTTATCCCGGAG ctCCTACAGGTCCTGGGTTTGGTGTCCCCCCTAATGGATCTGGCTTTGGTGGTTATCCTCAACCTCCATCTCAAAGCTATGCGGGAGGTGGACCAGCACAAATACCAG TGGGATACCCTGGTGGACAAGTACCTTCCCCAATGCCTAGTCGG CCTGCAGCAATGACTCAAAGTACTCAGGGCACAATTCAAGCTGCGCCCAACTTCGATGCTGGGAGGGATGCAGAAATACTGCGCAAGGCTATGAAGGGATTTG GAACGGATGAGCAGGCTATCATTAATGTTGTGTCCAATCGCTCTAACGATCAAAGGCAAAAAATCAAGGCAGCTTTCAAGACGATGTATGGCAAG GATTTAATTAAAGATCTGAAGTCTGAACTAAGTGGAAACATGGAAGAACTGATACTAGCCTTGTTCATGCCACCTACCTATTATGATGCCTGGAGTTTACGTCATGCAATGAAG GGCAATCGGGATGAGAATCAATCAGTGAACTACCAAAAAGCTCAGGAAGATGCTCAGCGCCTCTACCAAGCTGGTGAAGGGAAACTTGGAACTGATGAGTCTTGCTTTAACATGATTCTGGCAACTAGAAGTTTCCCCCAGCTGAAAGCTACAGTTGAAACATATTCTAAG ATTGCCAATCGTGATCTGTTAAGCAGCATTGGCCGGGAGTTTTCTGGAAATGTAGAAGATGGCTTGAAGACTATCG TGCAATGTGCTCTAAATTGCCCAGCCTTTTTTGCCGAGAGACTTCACCATTCCATGAAAGGAGCTGGCACAGATGATTCTACACTTGTCAGAATTGTAGTCACTCGCAGTGAG ATTGATCTTGTACAGATCAAACAGCTCTTCATGCAGATGTACCAGAAGACTTTGGCTACAATGATATCAAGTGACACAAGTGGTGACTACAGGAAGTTGCTGGTAGCAATTGTTGGTCAATAG
- the ANXA7 gene encoding annexin A7 isoform X1 yields the protein MSYPGYPPSGYSAFPGYPPTGQESVYPPAGQYPYPAVPGGFPPVGGGAYSAAPPSGGFPGAAGYPVSGGYPGAPQPGGGYPGAPQPGGMPSYPGAPTGPGFGVPPNGSGFGGYPQPPSQSYAGGGPAQIPVGYPGGQVPSPMPSRPAAMTQSTQGTIQAAPNFDAGRDAEILRKAMKGFGTDEQAIINVVSNRSNDQRQKIKAAFKTMYGKDLIKDLKSELSGNMEELILALFMPPTYYDAWSLRHAMKGAGTQERVLIEILCTRTNQEIRDIVRTYKTEFGRDIEQDIRADTSGHFERLLVSMCQGNRDENQSVNYQKAQEDAQRLYQAGEGKLGTDESCFNMILATRSFPQLKATVETYSKIANRDLLSSIGREFSGNVEDGLKTIVQCALNCPAFFAERLHHSMKGAGTDDSTLVRIVVTRSEIDLVQIKQLFMQMYQKTLATMISSDTSGDYRKLLVAIVGQ from the exons ATGTCATACCCAGGCTATCCCCCTTCAGGCTATTCTGCTTTCCCTGGATATCCC CCTACAGGACAAGAGTCTGTTTATCCACCTGCTGGTCAATACCCCTATCCTGCTGTGCCTGGAGGCTTCCCTCCTGTGGGAGGTGGTGCATATTCTGCAGCGCCACCGAGTGGTGGgttcccaggagctgcaggatACCCTGTGTCTGGAGGCTACCCTGGAGCTCCCCAACCTGGGGGGGGCTACCCTGGAGCTCCCCAACCTGGGGGGATGCCATCTTATCCCGGAG ctCCTACAGGTCCTGGGTTTGGTGTCCCCCCTAATGGATCTGGCTTTGGTGGTTATCCTCAACCTCCATCTCAAAGCTATGCGGGAGGTGGACCAGCACAAATACCAG TGGGATACCCTGGTGGACAAGTACCTTCCCCAATGCCTAGTCGG CCTGCAGCAATGACTCAAAGTACTCAGGGCACAATTCAAGCTGCGCCCAACTTCGATGCTGGGAGGGATGCAGAAATACTGCGCAAGGCTATGAAGGGATTTG GAACGGATGAGCAGGCTATCATTAATGTTGTGTCCAATCGCTCTAACGATCAAAGGCAAAAAATCAAGGCAGCTTTCAAGACGATGTATGGCAAG GATTTAATTAAAGATCTGAAGTCTGAACTAAGTGGAAACATGGAAGAACTGATACTAGCCTTGTTCATGCCACCTACCTATTATGATGCCTGGAGTTTACGTCATGCAATGAAG GGAGCCGGCACTCAGGAGAGAGTGTTGATTGAGATTCTTTGCACAAGGACGAACCAGGAAATTCGAGACATAGTCAGGACTTACAAAACAGAATTTGGAAGAGACATTGAACAGGATATCAGAGCAGATACCTCAGGACACTTTGAACGATTACTTGTATCTATGTGCCAG GGCAATCGGGATGAGAATCAATCAGTGAACTACCAAAAAGCTCAGGAAGATGCTCAGCGCCTCTACCAAGCTGGTGAAGGGAAACTTGGAACTGATGAGTCTTGCTTTAACATGATTCTGGCAACTAGAAGTTTCCCCCAGCTGAAAGCTACAGTTGAAACATATTCTAAG ATTGCCAATCGTGATCTGTTAAGCAGCATTGGCCGGGAGTTTTCTGGAAATGTAGAAGATGGCTTGAAGACTATCG TGCAATGTGCTCTAAATTGCCCAGCCTTTTTTGCCGAGAGACTTCACCATTCCATGAAAGGAGCTGGCACAGATGATTCTACACTTGTCAGAATTGTAGTCACTCGCAGTGAG ATTGATCTTGTACAGATCAAACAGCTCTTCATGCAGATGTACCAGAAGACTTTGGCTACAATGATATCAAGTGACACAAGTGGTGACTACAGGAAGTTGCTGGTAGCAATTGTTGGTCAATAG